The following are encoded in a window of Neomicrococcus lactis genomic DNA:
- the pgsA gene encoding phosphatidylinositol phosphate synthase, protein MLNRHAREFFTKLFTPLAKWLLKRGVTPDTVTVVGTFGSVLGALILYPMGYLFWGTVVITAFIFSDVVDGIMARLPERKTTNDGRWGNFLDSTMDRLGDGAIFTGVAIWFFTGGHNLAIGIAALTCLISGSLVSYARAKAEALGFDANVGIAERAERLVATLVFTGLTGLGLNEWVLFGVFVLLALASVVTVLQRVWKVRTQALV, encoded by the coding sequence ATGCTTAATCGCCATGCTCGTGAGTTCTTCACGAAGCTGTTTACGCCTCTGGCCAAATGGCTCCTCAAACGCGGAGTGACTCCAGATACCGTGACCGTTGTGGGCACGTTCGGCTCCGTGCTCGGTGCGCTCATCCTGTACCCCATGGGCTACCTGTTTTGGGGAACCGTGGTCATCACCGCCTTCATCTTCTCCGATGTGGTGGACGGAATCATGGCGCGGTTACCCGAGCGGAAGACCACCAACGATGGTCGCTGGGGAAACTTCCTGGACTCCACGATGGACCGCTTGGGCGACGGCGCAATCTTCACCGGCGTAGCCATCTGGTTCTTCACAGGTGGTCACAATCTGGCCATCGGTATCGCCGCCTTGACGTGCTTGATCAGCGGTTCCTTGGTGTCCTATGCCCGCGCCAAGGCGGAAGCTTTGGGCTTCGATGCCAATGTAGGAATCGCGGAACGCGCGGAACGACTCGTGGCAACGCTCGTCTTCACAGGATTGACGGGACTCGGTCTCAACGAATGGGTGCTGTTTGGCGTCTTCGTGTTGCTAGCTCTTGCTAGTGTTGTCACGGTGCTCCAGCGAGTCTGGAAAGTACGCACTCAGGCTCTAGTATGA
- a CDS encoding HIT family protein, translating to MSNHDQDVTDDFESAGVPDSFGRLWTPYRMAYIKGGQDQVKTEADCPFCAGPSRTDEEALIVHRGEHAYALLNLFPYNPGHLLVCPYRHVPDYTDLTQEETMEIAQITQKAMTVIRAVSYPHGFNLGMNQGASGGAGIAAHLHQHLVPRWSGDANFFPIIAQTKAIPATLGEIRQQIAEAWDEVHA from the coding sequence ATGAGTAACCACGATCAGGACGTCACGGACGATTTCGAATCAGCCGGAGTGCCTGACTCATTCGGCCGCCTCTGGACCCCCTACCGCATGGCGTACATCAAGGGCGGTCAAGACCAAGTCAAGACTGAAGCTGACTGCCCGTTTTGTGCAGGTCCATCCCGGACCGACGAAGAGGCGCTCATAGTTCACCGTGGTGAACACGCTTACGCGCTCTTGAACCTCTTCCCATACAACCCTGGGCACTTGTTGGTGTGCCCGTACCGTCACGTTCCTGACTACACGGACCTGACGCAAGAAGAGACCATGGAAATCGCGCAGATCACGCAAAAGGCCATGACGGTCATTCGCGCGGTCTCGTATCCTCACGGTTTCAACTTGGGCATGAATCAAGGTGCTTCCGGTGGAGCCGGCATTGCCGCTCACTTGCACCAGCACTTGGTGCCGCGCTGGAGCGGTGACGCAAACTTCTTCCCGATCATTGCCCAGACCAAAGCAATACCCGCCACCTTGGGCGAGATTCGTCAGCAGATCGCCGAGGCTTGGGACGAGGTTCATGCTTAA
- the pdxS gene encoding pyridoxal 5'-phosphate synthase lyase subunit PdxS has protein sequence MKGPLVSANESNASTGVTGSSRVKRGMAEMLKGGVIMDVVTPEQARIAEDAGAVAVMALERVPADIRAQGGVSRMSDPDMIDGIIEAVSIPVMAKARIGHFVEAQILQSLGVDYIDESEVLTPADYSNHIDKWKFTVPFVCGATNLGEALRRINEGAAMIRSKGEAGTGDVSNATTHMRQIRAEISRLKSMAEDELYVAAKELQAPYELVKEIATTGKLPVVLFTAGGIATPADAAMMMQLGADGVFVGSGIFKSGNPAERAAAIVKATTFFDDPDQLAKISRGLGEAMVGINVDEIPQPHRLAERGW, from the coding sequence GTGAAAGGACCACTCGTGTCCGCAAATGAATCCAACGCTTCTACGGGCGTGACCGGCAGCTCGCGCGTCAAGCGCGGAATGGCAGAAATGCTCAAGGGCGGCGTCATCATGGACGTTGTTACGCCTGAGCAAGCTCGCATCGCTGAAGATGCTGGCGCTGTTGCTGTCATGGCTCTTGAGCGCGTTCCGGCTGACATCCGTGCTCAGGGCGGCGTATCGCGTATGTCTGATCCGGATATGATCGACGGCATCATCGAGGCTGTGTCGATCCCCGTCATGGCCAAGGCGCGTATCGGCCACTTCGTGGAAGCTCAAATTCTTCAGTCGTTGGGTGTCGATTACATCGACGAGTCAGAAGTGTTGACCCCAGCTGACTACTCCAACCACATCGACAAGTGGAAGTTCACGGTTCCTTTCGTCTGTGGCGCCACCAACCTCGGTGAAGCATTGCGTCGCATCAACGAAGGTGCCGCAATGATCCGCTCCAAGGGTGAAGCTGGAACCGGCGACGTTTCCAACGCCACCACCCACATGCGCCAGATCCGCGCCGAGATCAGTCGCCTCAAGTCCATGGCAGAAGACGAGCTGTACGTCGCTGCTAAGGAACTTCAGGCTCCTTACGAACTTGTCAAGGAAATCGCCACTACCGGCAAGCTTCCAGTGGTGCTCTTCACCGCCGGTGGCATTGCAACCCCAGCTGACGCTGCAATGATGATGCAGCTCGGCGCCGACGGCGTTTTCGTGGGCTCCGGCATCTTCAAGTCCGGCAACCCTGCCGAACGCGCTGCCGCAATCGTCAAGGCCACCACGTTCTTCGACGATCCAGATCAGCTCGCCAAGATCTCCCGCGGTCTCGGCGAAGCCATGGTGGGCATCAACGTGGATGAGATCCCTCAGCCACATCGCCTCGCAGAGCGCGGTTGGTAA